The genomic stretch TGATACTCTCTCTGACATTAAGACAGTCTCTGCACTGTCACCTCTTACTGTGCCACCACCTCAAGCTGTGATGCCAATTGCACTGTCATCCCTTGCCATCCCTTACCCCTGGCCATAATGCTATCTTGTGCTGTCATCCATATGACTTGTCTTTCACTGTTCCGCTGCCTCAAGCCACAAGTGAGATCCAAGCTGACAGGCTCCTCACCCAGTCAGGCTACGATGTTCATGAAAGAAAGTTGAGATGACCAAATTGTTtctatgctatttaaaaaaaaaaaagtaactagcACAAAGGAACACTTGGAACAGCACTGgcgaaaaaatataaaaaataatatatattaaaaaaacacttatCTAAAAGAGATCAGAAGGTAGGCTACAAAATTGCAAAGACACTCTTCACATTGTTCCCTGCAGTGATGCTGCTATCAAAATTTTTCTCtctattctgaaagcaaagatCTTTCATGTAGGGCTCAGGGGCTTTTGACTCAGAGACAGCTGGGTAGATCACAACCCCTTTGCTTCATACATACGCGACTAAACAGGATGTCAGAACCTTGCAGAATTCTAAGATTTTCTCTGGAAACATACCAGACGAAATACCCTCCCCCAACCAACTGTTCTGAAGGATTGACATAATATTATTTTACCTCCTGTAGCAACAAATTcactgtgcaggttttttttcaaaacatcaaCAGACCAGACATTCTGGGAGACAACACGACTATTTTCCCTAAATGGTTTGCCACACAAACAATATTTGAACaggacattttaaatttttttttgtttagtgctCTAATGATGAAACTATCACATGTAGTGTCTACAGATAAGATAACAAGTTATcacatttaaacatttattaaaggCATCTTTTCAGAAGTTAGTAGTGCTTCATTTCATCTGACTCCTCGGATCAAGCATATCAGATAGTCGGGTGTTTTTCCTGCCCTACATCATATGGAGAAGTTGGTATTTTCTGCTTAAATCAGAAGAAATTTAATATGACTGTGTCCTTTTCGCCTATCTGGCCACTTATCTTGTTTCGTTTGCAAATATCATATGTATTCTCTTGAGATAAAAATAGTGCAAGATGATTAGTTAGGCAAGTTCACTTGACACCATTCCCCCTTCGTGACGCTGAAATCTAAAATCTGTATATGGTATACAACTTAAAGTATATATATgcaagctcagctctgctggagacACACAGCAAGTACGTTCCTCCCAACCAGATTGCTTCCTTATCCAGTCAAGAAGACCACAAAGGTAAGCTGATAAGatcctctgctttcagaaaaagaaacacaaaagcaaaatgctccCTAAATGGAAAGCGCCTATGCAATTAAAATACCTATTCTTATATCAGCTTCCAGTATGTCGTATCTTTACAAGCTAACATAGAATAAAATCAGCATTCAGATCACAGGATGGAAAAAGACAGGAATGATGTCCCTTgtaaaaaatgctgcaatttTTAGGTTTTCCTTCAACTCTTCCCCATTTTTAATCCTGTCAGCAGTGAGAATTAGGTGAATGGCGGAGCTCCAGATTATCTCACCTAGTGCTGAGAGGGGGAAGTACTTTGCACAAGAAGCCACTGGGACAAAATAATTGCTAGCAAAACAAAAGTAACTCATCTGCCTTAGCTGGAGGACTACCCATTGCCATCAGCGTGAATTTGTCCCATTGTCTCCTTACACCTTCTGAGATATTCAGAAAGGGATTGAAATGATTGACAATTTTCTCTGCTGCAAACCAACAGGTATGGAGGCAGCCATTTCATATTTTAGGCAAAGTTTAAACCTGTGTGTAGATCTCAAACCACTGCACAGACTATAAATGTTTACCAGCATTGGTTTCCTTCTCATGAATGCTGCTTTCCATGCTTAGACAGGAAGAATGATGTTGTTGAAGACCAGTTAGGGATTCacgaaaatgtatttctgttctcTTGTGGCTTTCAAGAATAACTTTTCTATGCCTTAGTTCTCCTTCCTTCATTAACATGAAGCTACTTTACAGTAATGTCGCAAGTTTTAAATTGTACCCAGTCTGCATTGGTGTGTGCAGTTTACCAAACTGTAAATGCGTTGATGCTATGTTCACACTAAAAAATTGACTAGAAATTCAGGCCTTGTAGCATTTTCTTAAGCGATATATATTACGTTGGCAAACTATTGCAGCTGTTGGTGGCTGAATGGGACAAAGAGTATCTTTTGTCAAATGCTGCTGTATCAGAAGAAAACACCGCCTCCACTCTTCTAGGAACAAATATTAAGTCTCAATACCTCTGTTCTAAGCATATCAATATACTGAAATGCCAAAATCTGGATAAAAATCTGGTTTATTATCACctacatggaattaaaaaaaaccccacaacatacttaagaaaacttttttataAAGCTATCATGAAATGTAGTCTTTTAATGATGCAGCAGCCCAGCAAGCCAAATATATAGTGTAGTTATATTTATTGTTGCAACTGAACAGAGGAGGAACTTAACTCTCCAAATTTAGATTTCCTTGAAATGagtaaaattattattacttattctacactttttcattctttgaaaagaTCACTACATTTATTGATAATAatactagatttttaaaattccaattACATTTATTCCAGATATAGTTCTAGGGGACATACTGAGCCTTATCTTTTATGTATGCTGTAAATATATGCCAATTTTAATTGAGTAATAATCCACCTCcagaaaaacccacacagaagTAATGAAGTTTTGTGGTGCTAGACACCTTTGattctctctcccagtgcagtACAGGCATCAGATCTTCCTGAAGCCCCACACTCCTGCATGCAGAATTCCTCCCTCATTACCCAGCTTTAAGTGGAAGCACCTGCTGCAGACATCTGTTACAGTATGCTCCGCTTACAATTAGATGAATAATGTCTCCCTATCATATACTGTCACAGCAGCAACTTCAAATAGAGCcatgaaagagggagagaagtcATTTTAATGACTAAGTAGctcacatttaatttattttacagttcaaCAATGGCCATCACTGACATCCTTTCTGCTAAAGATATTGAAtctgctctctccagctgccaggGTAAGGAATGGTCTCTCTGCAGTCAGAAGATGCATATCATTTTTATGTCTTAAGATGACATGCCTATCGTTTTCCCCTTAGATTCCTTCCCCGTGAGATCTCTTTCTAGCTACATTACAGTATAGCCCCTTGAATTCAGAAAGCTTCACAAGTGGTTATTCAGTGGGTAACATTCCCCAAAACACAGAGCAGCAACTAAAGGGCCACAGTGTCAGTTAGGGCTGGCTTAACTCTAAACTCTGTCAATTTTTAAACCTCTTAAAGACTTATATTTAAATAGTTAGCCTCTTccttcaaaatgtcaaaaaaagcCTCAGCTTACAGAATCAAAGTGTCATTTGTGAAGCAATGACCAATCTCATTTCTCTTAAGAGTTCCTTGGCAAGATCAAGCCAATTTTCCAAATGCTCAAAGAGCTCGTTTGACTGTGAATTACTTGCTTTTCTACCAAATTCTTCACCAAAGTGTGAAGGGGACTAAGTGAAAATGAAGTAAGAATTATAGGAGTTGGTCTGTAAGCCACAGTAGCACCctctaaatatttattattaattgcaTGTGACAGATTGCATAAATCCTGATTTAGCAGAACGTGCATTGTAGCAGAAAACTTCAAACTGGCTGAAAGGATGTATGACCACAGGCACAGAGtgattaaaaagggaaattatcGACTCTATCTTCTTTTTTGCTACACCAGGGAACAAGAGAAAGATGAGTAGGCTGATGCTTAAGAAAAGACATACATATTCCCAAGGAATACATACAGTAGTAGCAACttcaagggaaaatatttaaacaacttctgtttcttccagcTGATGATTCCTTCAACTACAAGTCTTTCTTCTCCACGGTTGGTTTATCCAGCAAAACTCCTGATCagataaaaaaagtttttacaatCCTTGATCAGGACAAGAGTGGTTTCATTGAGGAAGACGAGCTTCAGTAAGTACTGTTCAGCTGATGTATTTCTTTAAACAATGTAAACCTTTGGACTTGCTTGGTGTCCTAGAAGACacttgctgttattttaaaaataaaacacaattccTTGTCTTTTCTTGAATTTGTGTGTATTTCCTCTGACTAAGAGCAGGCATTACCTTACGGGGTTTTTGGCATGGGtttaagaaaaccagaaataccaATATGCCAAGgacatttcaaagaataaaactcAAGCACAGTGCTTTACCCTGTTCTATTTCAGGCTGTTTCTGAAGAATTTCTCTTCGAGTGCCAGAGCCCTCACCTCTGCAGAGACCAAGGCTTTTCTGGCTGCAGGTGACACTGATGGTGATGGCAAAATTGGAGTGGAAGGTAAGACTTTTGGAAACTTAATaacatttgtgttttaaaatgcatgcatttaGGGCTGCATTTAAACTGTGGCATGAAGAATACATCCAAGTACTTTGGGCTGGTACTTTCTGCCACGATTTTTATGCTAGCGAATACTCCTTTATTTTCATAGCTTTATTCCCATTTGGTCTCTGTTGCAGCAACAGCATATTTAGGCCCAACGTAAAGCCTGTTCTTCTAATCAATAATAACAGCTTTGGGGTTAATTCTGCCATGTGTCTGATCCATAGACTCAATGtgccagatttttaaaacatcctgAACACCTATTCATTCTTTGAATTTCCATTTCGGCAGTGGATGCTCTGCACTTCTGGCCATATgacactttaatttttaaacacacttcCACCTACATAAACTTATTTCTTCATCTACCACTATCAAACATTGGCCAATATTAGAGAGTGGTTAATTCAGTAATGTAAAATAAGACTGGTATTGTTTTTCAAGGCTAGAACTGCTGCAATGCAGCACACAATTTTGTGCTGGAGAATTATCTGATAAGGGAAAATTTCACTGGGCAGTCCTTCTACAGACAAGAAACTAAATCAAATTCCTAAAGAAAACCTCACAGAGATTATGTGAACTGGCCAGGATACTTCTTTTAGAaattgcagcaaaggaaaataggACATTATGCATCATATATTAGAGATGAAGTCACTGAAAACAGGGCTGTCTCAGCTGAACTAGGACAGGTGGCAATAACTCTAACAGACACACGTGCTAATCTTAGCCAGAgtttgggaggagagagagatacactgttgGAGGAATTTGCTttagcagcagcttttgcagcttCTGTTTATGTAAATAGGGCATTATATTATGCAGATCTTAGCCCTTAACTATTGAACCTCCCATTCTGAAATTACATCACTACTGCTATTTTTTCTTTggaataacaaaaccaaaaaatccctcATATTGAAAGCTACAGGCTCGACCTAATTCACTCTCTGCTTCCTTGGCTATTATCAGAGTTTGTAATGGGTTAAAGATAGTTTACCTTTAACTCAGGATTTCCCACAAATATGAATTTACAGATGCACTCCTCCTCTCTGCACTTACTCTTTTTAAGGAGTGAAAAATCTGTTACGCCCCCAGAACCTCAGTTTAGCAGTAGCTTTTGCAGTTGTTATAATAACTTTGGGAGCCCTCCATGGCTAGGAGTTTAAGTCATTTTTATCTATCTTTTCTAAAGATGTTAAAAACCACTTTCATCTAGTtttatttcctgcctttctcattttcttccttgacaGAATTCCAATCTCTGGTGAAGGCATAAACAGCATTAGACCAAATGCAACCTTGGACTGACTCTTCCAATTACCTCGTCCAACAAGCACTTCGCACTCAGCAtgtgtttgtacatttttatattgtttcaaGCATTAACAATTCCCCATACATCAAGTTCACACACCAGCTTGCTGAGAAATCTTGCAATGTACAGATGTTTTGGTCACATGGTATTGTTACATTTCCATTGTAAAGAAGGCACTTTGTGATTTTCAACCACGCATAATGTTGAAATTGTggctggaagaggggagaaaaaaaaatgtaaaggaaaaaaaaacaacctggggggtaaaagctgctttttaaattttgtttaggTTTTCCATCCTCATACTTGACCATGCTGACTCACCAGACACAGTTTTGATGATCTTAAACAATATGACATCTTTTATGGCTTAATTGTACTGATTTCattgagttttatttctgcttaattCTCTGATACTTGAGGAAAAGCAATGCTAACAAGAtagctaaaaataatttatattaggTCCCAACCCTgagaatatgagaaaaaaatttaagaggaGTTGACACAGAGCTCAAACCATGGAATAAGTTTGTGGGCTGTTTTACAAAATGAAGTACTAGGCTACAGCATGTATCGTCAGAAAGTGTTTATGGCCTAAAATGTAACTCTCCCTTAAGAAGATTTATCTTTCATGAAATCTAAGGCAGCTGTGAGATAGAGGAGAAGGGTCTAATCCCAACTCTGACACTGTCACAAGTCACAGTCCTCTGACAATATGAGCCACAGGCCTGGAGGTTTCTCTGTAAATCATGAACATGTTGCTTATTATCTCTTAATATGTACAAAACAGTAATACTTTGCCAAATTTTTGAATTTCTGTGTTTCCTACAGATGAAACAACAGCCAGTCTTGTTGGCTGATTACCTTAAAGCTCTGTTAAGTTGCTAAATAATGGCCATTACTGAattctttcatttatttgatGAATAATCATCTATATCATCCATAATATTAGCAATTTTCGTAAGTCTGAAAATTACTAAGAACTAGTCTTTCCTTTGATAAGTGTCTTAGAGGATTTAGAGCTAGTTATAGCATTGTCTTCATTAATGGACAAAGTAAATAATGTTCATGGTTAAATGCAGAGCTTAATAGACTGAGTAGATGTGCGTTTCTGGCTGAGTAGGTTGGAAATTTCCCCACCAACATTTAGTTGCCTCCTTTTCCATCTACCATGACATGGTTCCAGCTCACAAGTAGACTGTCATTTTAATACTCCCTGCTGAAACTGGATGATAATTATAACATAATTTGGCAGCTGTTTCgaagaagagcagaaacaaaGCCTTCTGGAACTTTTATGTAACATTCAATGTTGGCATTTCCATGAATTGCGAGATGATTATGTGAGGCAAGTACAGCTCACTCATACCCAGGCATGTACGAGAGCTGTTCGGCAGATTTAAGATGGCTAATGCAAAAGAGGAATTCTAGCAATCAGACTCACTGAAGCCTTGGCAgaattataattaatataaatcCTAATTCTATCCCCACCGCCTTTGATGTTAAATCTGGGCTTAAATTATAGCTGCTGTTAATTgcagcagtgaaatattttgcataatgatgagactcttttGGTTCCTTTTACCTTATTCATTTTCccatctgctgaagaaaaaaacgCAGAGCAATCCAGATCTGCAGCAATATACAGATGTAATATATACATTAGCTCTCCACACTGCTAATCACTAAAATATCATGTCACTAGTTCACAAGCAGATGGCACACACAATACCATAAGTGACAGACCTGATACTGCATTCCTTGCACATCTGAAAGTCCCACGTGGAATGCAAGAAATGCAGGACTACATAGTGGCCTATCCTGTATTTCAGAGATGCTAAACAACTGCACATCACTGCCTTCTGTTGCCGCAATGGGGAATTAAGTACTTCTGAGGATCAGGCAATTCTTGTGTATGTTGCAGCTTTACGTAAAACTTAGAGAATTTTGTTTATGAGAAAATCTGTTCTTCTTAAACAGTAACTCGTGGCAAGAAGGTGAGTTTCAAATCTTATTAAAAGCATCCATCCATTTCATTAGAAGGAATTACAATAACACTCCAAAAAGtccccaatttaaaaaaaagcccataGACTGTTCAGCAAAAACAATGCCTAGTCCCTATTAAGTCTTCTGTTGGCACTAGGATCCACATTTTTAGAGCTAACCAAACTAGAAGAGAGTATTTTCCACCTAAAGGAAACATATTCCAAAAATTTAAAGTTTTCTTGGAAGGTTCATTTCAATGAATTTAAGTTCAGTCAGTGGCAACCTTCAATTTTCTTAGGGAATAGCACAGAGTGTTCTCTGAACTTGACAATGTCATTGTGCTAGAGAAAACCTTTGACTGCAGGATGTCTATGTGGATGCCATCTGAAGTAGTAAAGAGACAAATGGTGATATCACAATGTTATCACAATTAAGGTATAGAATCACAGAGTAATTCATGCTGGAAAggatctctggaggtctctggtccaatcGCTTCCTCAGAAGGCCAGCTTAGGGCACTAAGCTGAGTCTgagtatcttcaaggatggaggtTCTATAACCCCTCTGGGCAATCTAATAAGTAAGGATTAAATTCTCTGCATCAAGCTTTTATGAATTAAGTACACAAATAAAACACTGCTGAGTACACagttaaaaaccaaaattctgtTAGAAATTGTTTATGCTACATCAAATCAGAAAGGATCTAACAACACCCTGTATTATCACACTGATAACCTGTTCTCAGGTTTAGAGTAAGACCATCCTACTCAGTATAATACCACTTCATAATTCCCAggataaaggaaatgttttttatatgttttacCTTTACTTAAGACAATTGAAGAGTAACCCAAAGTGTGAGTGGCAGATCTGAGTTCCACTGAGCCCAAAGACTGTGAGTTCTCAGACATACCTCAGTCCCCTCATTACCCTGTATGAGCAGTTTAATCTCTAATCTTCCCAATACTTCTCGTGAAATAAAGATATACTATGATCTCTTTAAGTGGGAACTAAACACAAAGAAATTGATTGTCCTACACAAGCTCTTAGAAAAAGGATATAGAGGGCCAGGGTGTTGAACCCAATATCCCAAACTACCCTAGTGCTCTAGCCACTGAATCCATCATCTCTCTTAAACCAAAATTTTGGGTTGTCCTGATAAAGGAACAGAATCATGCATAAGATAAAATCTCTTGGTATTTAGTGGAAGCTGGCTGCCTCCTAACTTCATGTTCCTTTGGAAATCCCAACCCAGAGCCATCTGTAAACTTCAGATTCAATTTCAGCTCTCCAACTGCTCAAAATCTCACAGTCATGTTCTAACAAGtaagagagcacagaaagggcaAGGGGATGTCAGAACATTCATTGCAGACATAGACTGGTAAAGTTTCTTCTTTGAGTTAGCAGCCAGCCCATGTGGAAAATCTTTGATGCAGCATCATCAGAGGCGCCCGGAGCTCTTCACACAAACAGTGTGGGCTGAGGGGGCCAAGGCTGGATTCATTGCCTGGAATGGGTTACTGAAATAGATACATCTTGATTAAATCCCTGAACAGACATGTACCTAACATTTTCATGCTTAATTgttcacatattttaaaacattttgacaaGTGGATGCTGTGGAATATGAACTAATTTAAAGTGTTCACATTTTATGAAACTTAATTTCCATATTACTTTTTCTTGTAAGCACAGAAAGATACCATTACACTGGCATGGACTTCCTGGTACACTTTCTGTACCAAAGGCCTATAGAGTGCCCTATCTAGCAATTGGGATTTGGCTGCTCTGTAACTTCTGATTTGCTTATCAGCATGTCCTACActcatgaaaacaagaaaatcagaGTTTTTGTATATCAAgctccagaaaagaaaatcagatcaCTACATTGGTTACAATATGAAAAGAAGGTACTCCTAGACAATGCCTTCCCCTGCAGTTACCAATATATTATTGACTCTGAGTTCAAAGGGGAACTTATGTCAAAGTAGAACATGCAAATACTTGACTCAAATGGAATCACATCAGTTTCATCACAACTAGATATTAATCAGCTGGTATTTCCTAGATAACTAACTTTCTGCTCTAACTCCCAGGCTTCCAGAACAAACTGATCTTATATGTGCAATGATCTGCCTAACAGACTGTAATATTTAGCCAGCATAAAAATAAGCAAGTAAAGCCTGGTTTTGTTCAACAGACGAAATAACCTGTTCTTCCTAATCATCATTAAAGGAAAGTCCTCCAGAATTATTTCCCAGTTTTCAAATTAGTCTGTTTATATTCCAGTCTTCCGAGCGATTTGGTAgactagacttttttttcttttaaatatctgttccttcctcctctcttccttgctCATGAACCTGTTAACCTGTTCTCCTGTTAACCTGTTCTCATTCTCAGTTCCTTGGTTTTCTCTCACCCTACGTAGTCCCAGAGAGATTTCACGGCTGGACTTGACTGTCTTTAGTGCCATCTACAGGCAAGCTCTGGTTTGCCACAGAAATACTCGAAAACGTCTATCGCTAAGTGCTTTGTAATCTCAATGTGGTCTTCTCACAAGGATTATTTCTTGAATGTTCAGTAATTCCGACACAATTACCAGATCCTCTCTGATCCCAGGCCATACTCTCAATTATTTCCTAGGAATCTGAAACAAAGGCAAAGCTAGATTCCCAAATGGAAGGACTGGTCATTTAGTTTATATATCCACGAGTTCAGGATAAAATGCCTTTGAAAGTAACTTGCTCAGTTGATCTTACATAGTCCAGAAAATTTTGCTTTCACAATGTTCAATTTACCACACAGCATGGGTTTAGAATAATATAGTTAGCACTTCTCCTAAGCATTCTTCTCTTGAAGAAATGATCAAGGGAAACTTAAGATGTGCAAGATGAGgcttttgtctgtattttcatgtatataatttttgaaagaaaagacagcagcTTTACGTTATATTGACCAAGTGTTAGGCTTTATTTTAAACGTAATGGCATTactcaaatattatttaaatctACAATGATACTCCATACATATTTATACATGTGTGGGTGTGAAATGTTCTCCCAGTGGCTTTTTACACCACTGGCCAATTTCAGCCATTCTTGAGGCCATTAAGTTCCAACAAATTTCATGAGATAGCCAAGCAGACGACCTATTAATAATCAGTAAGAGAAAAGCTGCACCTTGAGCTTAGCTACTGTTTGAATCcttacagaagtttattttttcagtcagaaGGAAAGAACCAAATATTCCACTACTCAGTTTCACTCCTTACCATTAATCGATGCATACTCCCGTGTGCTGCTAAACAACTGACAACCTTCATTCTATAAATGGACGCATTTATTATGATGATTTAAAATGTGCACCATGCGATGAATTAATACAGAGCAAATGTCTTCAATATTAGACTTCTATAGTCTAAAGAACATATTTCAGTAATTGGGTAACCAAAGCGTATATATCagcttattaaaaatactttgggctgatttaaaattaaaagttttatctGTGAGATTCTACTTGTATGTCAGATATATATATTACAAATGTATCAGTATTAGTATTATTTGAAGACTGTTAGGGCAATTGCAGGAGTAATGCTTCATGGGTAATTCCTATCAGGATTGGGCCCTTAGAAGTCAAGGTCTACCATGAAGATGTCCATTTGCTGCTATcattaagcaattaaaaaaaaaaattgtattttttcattcataGATCAAAAATCATTAACTGGACTAAAAATAGGTGCAAGCTGAGAGGATTTACTTTGTATGGCACTAAACCTTATATATTGT from Mycteria americana isolate JAX WOST 10 ecotype Jacksonville Zoo and Gardens chromosome 12, USCA_MyAme_1.0, whole genome shotgun sequence encodes the following:
- the LOC142415968 gene encoding LOW QUALITY PROTEIN: parvalbumin, thymic-like (The sequence of the model RefSeq protein was modified relative to this genomic sequence to represent the inferred CDS: inserted 2 bases in 1 codon; deleted 1 base in 1 codon), with the protein product MVYNLKYIYAXAQLCWRHTASTFLPTDCFLIQSRRPQSSTMAITDILSAKDIESALSSCQADDSFNYKSFFSTVGLSSKTPDQIKKVFTILDQDKSGFIEEDELQLFLKNFSSSARALTSAETKAFLAAGDTDGDGKIGVEEFQSLVKA